One Sinorhizobium mexicanum genomic region harbors:
- a CDS encoding DUF2852 domain-containing protein, whose product MNQSALIRPDWTPATIALMVLGFVVFWPLGLAMLAYILFGEKLRAFKKDANGSVDRMCAGFRRNHRQHWAHHRTGNVAFDDWREAELVRLDEERRKLDEMREEFDAYVRELRRAKDQEEFDRFMRERKNGGPSPSSGETN is encoded by the coding sequence ATGAACCAATCTGCATTGATCCGTCCGGACTGGACGCCCGCGACCATTGCATTGATGGTGCTCGGCTTCGTTGTGTTCTGGCCGCTTGGCCTGGCAATGCTCGCTTATATCCTCTTCGGCGAAAAGCTGAGGGCGTTCAAGAAGGACGCCAACGGCAGTGTGGATCGCATGTGCGCCGGTTTCCGGCGCAACCACCGTCAGCACTGGGCGCATCATCGCACCGGCAACGTCGCTTTTGACGACTGGCGCGAAGCGGAGCTTGTCCGCCTCGACGAAGAGCGCCGCAAACTGGACGAAATGCGCGAGGAATTCGACGCCTACGTGCGCGAACTTCGCCGCGCCAAGGACCAGGAGGAGTTCGACCGCTTCATGCGCGAACGCAAGAACGGCGGCCCTTCGCCGTCCTCCGGTGAAACGAACTGA
- a CDS encoding M48 family metallopeptidase — MFSSLKRRRHNGTPADVTRDIEVAGKLLSLTIRQNARATRMTLRIEPGGRALKLTVPEGLPEREVQSFLNRHQGWLMTKLARFSGESEIEEGGSILIRGVAHRIERTGRIRGLTEAIVLGEESVLRVSGGEEHLRRRIADFLKKEARNDLERLVAVYTGRIGRRARSLSLKDTRSRWGSCSVDGDLSFSWRIAMAPPKVIAYLAAHEVAHLEEMNHGPDFWALCEKLCPDTRDAKHWLKRNGTMLHAVDFG, encoded by the coding sequence ATGTTTTCTTCTCTCAAGCGGCGCCGCCACAATGGAACCCCTGCCGATGTCACGCGCGACATCGAGGTCGCCGGCAAGCTCCTGTCGCTGACCATCCGCCAGAATGCCCGCGCCACGCGCATGACGCTTCGTATCGAACCGGGCGGCCGGGCACTGAAGCTGACCGTTCCCGAAGGCCTGCCGGAGCGCGAGGTTCAATCCTTCCTCAACCGTCATCAGGGCTGGCTGATGACCAAGCTTGCGCGGTTTTCCGGCGAAAGCGAAATCGAGGAAGGAGGTTCCATCCTGATCCGCGGCGTGGCTCACCGCATCGAGAGAACGGGCCGGATCCGCGGCTTGACCGAGGCCATAGTACTCGGCGAGGAAAGTGTCTTGCGGGTGAGCGGCGGAGAAGAGCATTTGCGCCGACGCATTGCCGATTTCCTGAAGAAGGAAGCGCGCAATGATCTCGAGCGTCTCGTCGCCGTCTACACCGGCAGGATCGGGCGCCGGGCGCGGTCCTTGAGTTTGAAAGATACCCGCAGCCGGTGGGGATCCTGCTCCGTCGACGGCGACCTGAGTTTTTCCTGGCGCATCGCAATGGCGCCGCCAAAGGTCATAGCGTACCTCGCGGCCCATGAGGTTGCCCATCTTGAGGAGATGAACCACGGACCGGACTTCTGGGCCCTTTGCGAGAAACTGTGTCCCGACACCCGCGATGCCAAGCACTGGCTGAAGCGCAACGGCACGATGCTGCACGCGGTCGATTTCGGTTAG
- a CDS encoding phosphoribosylanthranilate isomerase, with protein MKTDVKICGLKTAEAVERAVALGASHTGFIFFPKSPRNIEPDDAGRLAARIRGRAKIVAVTVDAGNDDLDEIVSALNPDILQLHGSESPERVLTVKAVYGLPVMKALSIREASDLDRIGPYVGIADRFLFDAKPPAGSELPGGNGVSFDWRLLDALDGGVDYMLSGGLNASNIGEALALTGARAIDTSSGVESAPGVKDLELMEAFFDAVRRADDERARAGSKT; from the coding sequence ATGAAAACTGACGTGAAGATTTGCGGGCTGAAGACCGCGGAGGCTGTGGAGCGTGCTGTGGCGCTTGGCGCATCGCACACCGGCTTCATCTTCTTTCCGAAAAGCCCGCGCAATATCGAGCCGGACGACGCCGGTCGTCTTGCCGCGCGCATCCGCGGGCGGGCGAAGATCGTTGCCGTCACGGTCGATGCTGGCAATGACGATCTCGATGAGATCGTCTCCGCGCTCAACCCGGATATCCTGCAGCTTCACGGTTCGGAGAGCCCGGAACGCGTGCTGACGGTCAAGGCGGTCTACGGCCTTCCTGTAATGAAAGCCTTGTCGATCCGCGAAGCGTCCGACCTCGACCGGATCGGACCCTATGTCGGCATTGCGGATCGGTTCCTCTTCGACGCCAAGCCGCCGGCAGGTTCCGAGTTGCCGGGCGGCAATGGCGTTTCGTTCGACTGGCGGCTGCTCGACGCGCTTGACGGCGGCGTCGATTACATGCTTTCCGGTGGATTGAATGCAAGCAACATCGGTGAAGCCCTTGCGCTGACCGGCGCACGGGCCATCGACACATCCTCCGGCGTCGAGAGCGCGCCGGGCGTCAAGGATTTGGAGCTCATGGAAGCATTTTTCGATGCGGTTCGCCGGGCGGATGACGAGCGCGCACGAGCAGGGAGCAAGACGTGA
- the trpB gene encoding tryptophan synthase subunit beta: MNEAPKLNSFRAGPDEEGRFGIFGGRFVAETLMPLILDLQDEWNKAKSDPAFKADLEKLGAHYIGRPSPLYFAERLTAELGGAKIYFKREELNHTGSHKINNCIGQILLAKRMGKTRIIAETGAGQHGVASATVAARFGLPCVVYMGATDVERQAPNVFRMKLLGAEVKPVTAGHGTLKDAMNEALRDWVTNVDSTYYLIGTAAGPHPYPEMVRDFQSVIGQEAKEQILAAEGRLPDLVIAAVGGGSNAIGIFHPFLDDEGVKMVGVEAGGKGLEGDEHCASITAGSPGVLHGNRTYLLQDGDGQIKEGHSISAGLDYPGIGPEHSWLNDIGRVEYVPIMDHEALEAFQILTKLEGIIPALEPSHALAEVIKRAPKMGKDEIILMNLSGRGDKDIFTVSKILGMGQ; the protein is encoded by the coding sequence GTGAACGAGGCGCCTAAACTGAACTCCTTCAGAGCCGGACCCGACGAGGAAGGCCGCTTCGGTATCTTTGGCGGCCGTTTCGTTGCCGAAACGCTGATGCCACTGATCCTCGACCTTCAGGACGAGTGGAACAAGGCAAAGTCTGACCCGGCCTTCAAGGCCGACCTGGAAAAGCTTGGAGCGCATTACATCGGTCGCCCGAGCCCGCTCTATTTCGCCGAGCGCCTTACGGCCGAACTCGGCGGCGCGAAGATCTATTTCAAGCGCGAGGAGCTGAACCACACGGGCTCCCACAAGATCAACAACTGCATCGGCCAGATCCTGCTCGCCAAGCGCATGGGCAAGACGCGCATCATCGCCGAAACCGGCGCCGGCCAGCATGGCGTCGCTTCCGCGACCGTGGCTGCCCGCTTCGGCCTACCTTGCGTGGTCTATATGGGCGCGACCGACGTCGAGCGTCAGGCGCCGAACGTGTTTCGCATGAAGCTCCTCGGTGCCGAGGTGAAGCCGGTGACTGCCGGCCACGGCACGCTCAAGGATGCGATGAACGAGGCGTTGCGCGACTGGGTGACGAACGTCGACAGCACCTATTATCTGATCGGCACCGCCGCTGGTCCGCATCCCTATCCGGAAATGGTCCGCGACTTCCAGTCGGTCATCGGCCAGGAGGCCAAGGAGCAGATTCTCGCGGCGGAGGGTCGGCTTCCCGATCTCGTCATCGCGGCGGTCGGCGGCGGCTCCAACGCAATCGGCATCTTCCATCCGTTCCTTGATGACGAAGGCGTCAAGATGGTCGGCGTCGAAGCCGGCGGCAAGGGCCTTGAGGGCGACGAGCATTGCGCCTCGATCACGGCCGGTTCGCCGGGCGTGCTTCACGGCAATCGCACCTATCTGTTGCAGGACGGCGACGGCCAGATCAAGGAAGGGCATTCCATCTCCGCCGGTCTCGACTATCCGGGCATCGGGCCGGAGCACTCCTGGCTGAACGATATCGGCCGCGTCGAATATGTCCCGATCATGGACCATGAGGCGCTCGAAGCCTTCCAGATCCTGACGAAGCTCGAGGGCATCATTCCGGCGCTCGAACCGTCGCATGCGCTGGCTGAGGTCATCAAGCGGGCGCCGAAGATGGGCAAGGACGAGATCATCCTGATGAATCTCTCCGGCCGCGGCGACAAGGACATTTTCACGGTCAGCAAAATTCTGGGTATGGGGCAATAA
- the trpA gene encoding tryptophan synthase subunit alpha: MTARMEKRFADVAAEGRPVLVTYFMGGDPDFDTSLAIMKALPKAGADVIELGMPFSDPMADGPAIQLAGQRSLKGGQTLAKTLELARLFRGEDQHTPIVLMGYYNPIYIYGVDRFLTDALEAGIDGLIVVDLPPEMDDELCIPALKRGINFIRLATPTTDDRRLPKVLENTSGFVYYVSMTGITGSALPDPSLIAGAVQRIKSHTELPVCVGFGVKTAEHARAIGASADGVVVGTAIVNQIASSLTEEGRATEATVPGVEALVKGLSAGVRAARLAAAE, from the coding sequence ATGACCGCACGTATGGAGAAGAGGTTTGCCGACGTAGCGGCGGAGGGTCGGCCAGTCCTCGTCACCTATTTCATGGGCGGCGATCCGGATTTCGATACGTCGCTCGCGATCATGAAGGCGCTGCCCAAGGCGGGCGCCGACGTCATCGAGCTAGGCATGCCTTTTTCCGATCCGATGGCCGATGGGCCGGCGATCCAGCTCGCGGGCCAACGCTCGCTGAAGGGTGGCCAGACGCTCGCAAAGACGCTCGAGCTTGCACGCCTCTTCCGCGGAGAGGACCAGCACACGCCCATCGTGCTGATGGGCTACTACAATCCTATCTACATCTATGGCGTCGATCGTTTCCTGACGGACGCGCTGGAAGCAGGGATCGATGGCCTGATCGTCGTCGACCTGCCGCCGGAGATGGACGACGAGCTCTGCATCCCCGCGCTGAAGAGGGGTATCAATTTCATTCGCCTGGCGACGCCGACGACCGATGACCGTCGCTTGCCGAAGGTGCTCGAAAACACGTCTGGCTTCGTGTATTACGTCTCGATGACCGGCATCACCGGTTCGGCTCTGCCGGATCCCTCGCTGATTGCGGGCGCCGTTCAGCGGATCAAGTCGCACACTGAGCTGCCCGTCTGCGTCGGTTTCGGCGTCAAGACGGCCGAACACGCGCGGGCGATCGGGGCATCGGCCGACGGTGTCGTTGTCGGCACCGCGATCGTCAATCAGATCGCCTCCAGCCTCACGGAAGAGGGACGCGCGACCGAGGCGACGGTGCCGGGTGTCGAAGCGCTGGTCAAGGGCCTCTCGGCTGGTGTGCGGGCGGCAAGGCTCGCTGCAGCCGAATAA
- the accD gene encoding acetyl-CoA carboxylase, carboxyltransferase subunit beta, with amino-acid sequence MNWITNYVRPKINSMLGRREVPENLWIKCPETGEMVFHRDLEENKWVIPQSGYHMKMPAKARLKDLFDGGIYETLPQPKVAQDPLKFRDSKKYTDRLRDSRAKTELEDTIVAGLGLVQGVKLVAVVHEFNFIGGSLGMAAGEAIVKAFERAIAEKCPLVIFPASGGARMQEGILSLMQLPRTTVAVNMLKEAGLPYIVVLTNPTTGGVTASYAMLGDIHIAEPGAEIGFAGKRVIEQTLREKLPEGFQTSEYLLEHGMVDMVVKRHDLPATLARVLKILTKKPVEAAKRESGSQATALPVAARA; translated from the coding sequence GTGAACTGGATCACAAACTACGTTCGGCCGAAGATCAATTCGATGCTGGGCCGCAGGGAAGTTCCGGAAAATCTCTGGATCAAGTGCCCTGAAACCGGCGAGATGGTGTTTCATCGCGATCTCGAAGAGAACAAGTGGGTCATTCCGCAGTCCGGATATCATATGAAGATGCCGGCGAAAGCTCGGCTGAAGGATCTCTTCGACGGCGGGATCTACGAGACGCTGCCGCAGCCGAAGGTGGCGCAGGACCCGCTCAAGTTCCGCGATTCGAAGAAGTACACCGATCGCCTGCGCGACAGCCGCGCGAAGACCGAGCTCGAGGATACGATCGTCGCTGGTCTTGGCCTCGTTCAGGGCGTCAAGCTCGTTGCCGTCGTCCACGAGTTCAACTTCATCGGCGGCTCGCTCGGCATGGCGGCAGGCGAAGCGATCGTGAAGGCGTTCGAGAGGGCGATCGCCGAAAAATGCCCGCTGGTGATCTTTCCGGCCTCCGGTGGCGCCCGCATGCAGGAAGGCATCCTTTCACTGATGCAGCTTCCGCGCACGACCGTGGCGGTGAACATGCTCAAGGAAGCCGGGCTTCCCTACATCGTCGTCCTGACGAACCCGACGACCGGTGGCGTGACCGCTTCCTACGCGATGCTCGGCGACATCCACATCGCAGAGCCTGGCGCGGAAATCGGCTTCGCCGGAAAGCGGGTGATCGAGCAGACCCTGCGCGAAAAGTTGCCGGAAGGCTTCCAGACGTCCGAATACCTGCTGGAGCACGGCATGGTCGACATGGTGGTCAAACGGCATGACCTCCCGGCGACCCTTGCACGTGTGCTGAAGATCCTGACGAAGAAACCGGTCGAAGCCGCCAAGCGCGAGAGTGGATCGCAAGCGACTGCCTTGCCGGTTGCGGCGCGGGCCTAG
- a CDS encoding bifunctional folylpolyglutamate synthase/dihydrofolate synthase → MTATQVSEAAQEIEKLLALHPKGYDLSLDRITRLLAALGNPQDRLPPVIHVAGTNGKGSVTAFSRAILEAAGLSVHVHTSPHLVNWHERYRLGAKGGKGALVGDRVLADAVRRVAEANAGQQITVFEILTAVTFLLFADHPADVAIIEVGLGGRFDATNVITRPAVSVIMPISLDHQSYLGDRVELIAAEKAGIMKRGCPVVIGHQEEEGVRDVLVATAERLGCPMSVYGQDFMAHEEFGRLVFQDERGLADLPLPRLPGRHQYANAAAAIRAVRAAGFDVPEAAIEKGLATVEWPGRLQRLAGGKLSHNGPPGAEIWVDGGHNPGAGQVIAEAMASFEEREPRPLFLIIGMINTKDPVGYFRAFLDLAEQVFTVPIHGSDAGLDPVALAEDAGFVGFETTATSSVAEALAIIAELVDEDPVPPRILIGGSLYLVGDVLAENGTPPR, encoded by the coding sequence ATGACGGCGACGCAGGTCAGCGAAGCGGCGCAGGAGATCGAAAAGCTTCTCGCGCTGCATCCTAAAGGGTACGACCTGTCGCTCGACAGAATTACCCGGCTTTTGGCGGCACTCGGCAACCCGCAGGACCGTTTGCCGCCCGTCATCCATGTCGCCGGCACCAATGGAAAAGGGTCTGTCACCGCCTTTTCCCGCGCGATTCTCGAGGCCGCAGGCCTCAGCGTCCACGTCCACACGTCGCCGCATCTCGTGAACTGGCACGAGCGCTATCGGCTGGGCGCCAAGGGCGGCAAGGGTGCGCTGGTTGGCGATCGCGTGCTTGCCGATGCGGTGCGGCGCGTGGCGGAGGCCAATGCCGGCCAACAGATCACGGTCTTCGAAATCCTGACCGCGGTCACCTTCCTGCTCTTTGCCGATCATCCTGCTGACGTCGCGATCATCGAGGTCGGCCTTGGCGGCCGGTTTGACGCGACGAACGTGATTACCCGGCCGGCGGTTTCCGTCATCATGCCGATTTCGCTCGATCACCAGTCCTATCTCGGCGATCGGGTGGAACTGATCGCCGCCGAAAAGGCAGGCATCATGAAGCGCGGCTGTCCGGTGGTGATCGGCCATCAGGAGGAAGAGGGTGTGCGCGACGTGCTCGTCGCCACGGCCGAGCGCCTCGGTTGCCCGATGTCCGTCTACGGTCAGGATTTCATGGCGCATGAGGAGTTTGGCAGGCTCGTCTTCCAGGACGAGCGCGGATTGGCGGACCTGCCGCTGCCGCGATTGCCCGGTCGGCACCAATACGCCAACGCTGCCGCGGCGATCCGCGCCGTCAGGGCGGCCGGTTTCGATGTGCCGGAGGCTGCGATCGAGAAGGGCCTGGCCACCGTCGAATGGCCCGGGCGTCTGCAGCGTCTCGCCGGCGGCAAGCTTTCGCATAACGGTCCGCCGGGCGCCGAGATCTGGGTCGACGGCGGTCACAACCCTGGCGCGGGTCAGGTCATCGCCGAGGCGATGGCGAGTTTCGAGGAGCGCGAGCCACGGCCCCTGTTTCTGATCATCGGTATGATCAACACCAAGGATCCGGTCGGCTATTTCAGGGCCTTCCTTGATCTTGCGGAACAGGTCTTCACTGTGCCGATTCACGGGTCCGATGCTGGCCTGGACCCGGTCGCTCTGGCCGAGGATGCCGGTTTTGTCGGCTTCGAGACCACCGCGACATCGTCTGTTGCGGAAGCGCTCGCGATCATTGCCGAGCTTGTCGATGAGGATCCGGTTCCGCCGCGCATCCTGATCGGCGGATCGCTTTATCTCGTCGGCGACGTGCTCGCCGAAAACGGCACGCCACCGCGGTAG
- the trxA gene encoding thioredoxin, producing MATVKVDTSNFQQEVLNSAEPVVVDFWAEWCGPCKMIAPSLEEIATEFAGKVKVAKLNIDENPELAAQYGVRSIPTLAMFKAGEVADIKVGAAPKTALTSWISTAAA from the coding sequence ATGGCCACTGTGAAAGTCGATACCTCCAATTTTCAGCAGGAAGTCCTGAACTCGGCCGAGCCGGTCGTCGTCGATTTCTGGGCCGAATGGTGCGGCCCGTGCAAGATGATCGCGCCGAGTCTTGAGGAGATCGCCACCGAGTTCGCCGGCAAGGTCAAGGTCGCCAAGCTCAACATCGACGAAAACCCGGAGCTCGCCGCTCAATACGGCGTACGCTCGATCCCGACGCTTGCCATGTTCAAGGCCGGCGAAGTGGCGGACATCAAGGTTGGCGCCGCTCCGAAGACCGCGTTGACTTCCTGGATTTCGACGGCCGCAGCTTGA
- the addA gene encoding double-strand break repair helicase AddA: MRDDTFGPRETTPRAWLDWTTERQSLASDPARSAWVSANAGSGKTHVLTQRVIRLLLAGCRPSAILCLTYTKAAASEMSNRVFERLAEWATLDDASLEKRIEVIEGARPSIVKIQEARRLFAAALETPGGLKIQTIHAFCEALLHQFPLEANVAGHFSVLDDSAAAVLLADARRALLAATAADDPELAAAFATVLDLADDTGLERLLETIVANRTPIQAFLDRAATRGGLEAHLRASLAIAPGETAESVLAKVWPLAGLNGAALDQYLDLAARKGGAKPSEFAEGLKAVARLADPEERYRKLLGLFFNGGGKPRADSTFLNAAMRREAPDLAPLVEQARDHVVACVDRLSIVRMYEATGAALTLAERLNRDYEEIKKARSQLDFEDLINRTAALFARGDVGAWVHYKLDQGIDHILVDEAQDTSPAQWTIIQSLAADFFAGETARADERTIFAVGDEKQSIYSFQGARPERFSRESIVTERRVRAGGKYFSPIRLQLSFRSTIDVLSAVDTVFANKANAKGLSAQDEAIVHASNRIGHPGTVDIWDVIAPEPTLAEEEWTAAFDATPERAPANILARRIAAVLDDWIGKEAVIEKGIRRPMRPGDVIVLVRKRDAFVNALTRALKRRNNIPVAGADRLVLTSHIAIQDLMALGRFALLPDDDLSLAALLKSPLINLGEDDLFELAAGRPETESLWQRLQSFGVQETSRYHPVARTLSHYADIARHMLPHDFYARILGVLGGRAAFLARLGSEVSDILDEFLTFALDHERAGLPGLQAFISTLEIEAPTVKREQEERDEVRVMTVHAAKGLEAPVVFLVDGGGKAFNSQHVPDLRLFEKPRGDGSVVTVPVWRAPGSGTNSLLNADNARLKALAEEEYRRLLYVGMTRAADRLVICGYRGQRENTDTWHAMVQGTLAQDIKGRGTPMVFRAGGEEWTGHAWRETHPHIDARMTEGVQAEGERRAPGLPGTLSAPLPPPRRLPRPLTPSGTGIVIDDPDSESIVGSALFTEKAAPNRSLLRGAILHRLLQVLPSIDPAERPAAADRYLLRSVPRWPEPERRALADAVMDVLDHPELQTLFAAHSRAEVSVMGTLTLGGREFAVSGRIDRLAISGDTVTIADFKTNLQVPMSLEQVPSVYRTQLAIYRELLKPLYPGRRFRCALIFTEGPAIQVLSDAVLDRSLEELATK, from the coding sequence ATGAGGGATGACACTTTCGGGCCTCGGGAAACGACACCCCGGGCCTGGCTCGACTGGACGACGGAGCGGCAATCGCTCGCCTCCGACCCGGCGCGTTCGGCCTGGGTTTCCGCCAATGCCGGATCGGGCAAAACACATGTCCTGACCCAGCGCGTCATCCGCCTGCTGCTCGCCGGCTGCCGCCCTTCCGCGATCCTGTGTCTCACCTATACGAAGGCCGCCGCTTCAGAAATGTCGAACCGGGTGTTCGAGCGCCTGGCCGAATGGGCGACGCTTGACGATGCTTCGCTTGAGAAGCGTATCGAAGTGATCGAGGGCGCACGGCCCTCAATCGTGAAAATCCAGGAGGCACGACGGTTGTTCGCCGCCGCGCTAGAGACGCCCGGCGGCCTGAAGATCCAGACGATCCACGCATTCTGCGAAGCGCTCCTGCATCAGTTTCCGCTCGAAGCCAACGTCGCCGGCCATTTTTCCGTGCTCGACGACAGCGCCGCTGCGGTCTTGCTCGCGGATGCACGGCGTGCGTTGCTGGCGGCCACTGCGGCGGATGACCCGGAGCTCGCCGCCGCCTTCGCCACTGTTCTCGATCTCGCCGACGATACGGGCCTCGAAAGGCTGCTGGAGACGATCGTCGCCAATCGCACGCCCATTCAGGCGTTCCTCGATCGCGCCGCGACGCGGGGCGGATTGGAAGCGCATCTGCGTGCATCGCTCGCGATCGCGCCGGGCGAGACTGCAGAAAGCGTGCTGGCGAAGGTCTGGCCGCTGGCCGGTCTGAACGGCGCGGCTCTTGACCAATATCTCGATCTCGCAGCACGCAAGGGCGGCGCCAAGCCTTCCGAGTTTGCAGAAGGACTGAAGGCGGTCGCAAGGCTCGCCGATCCCGAGGAGCGCTACCGGAAGCTGCTCGGACTTTTCTTCAACGGCGGCGGCAAGCCGCGGGCTGACTCCACCTTTTTGAACGCCGCGATGCGGCGCGAGGCGCCTGACCTCGCACCGCTCGTGGAGCAAGCGCGCGATCATGTCGTCGCCTGCGTCGACCGATTGAGCATCGTCAGGATGTACGAAGCGACAGGTGCCGCACTCACGCTCGCTGAAAGGCTCAACCGCGATTACGAGGAAATCAAGAAGGCGCGCAGCCAGCTCGACTTCGAGGATCTGATCAATCGCACGGCAGCGCTTTTTGCCCGCGGCGATGTCGGCGCCTGGGTTCACTACAAGCTCGACCAGGGCATCGACCACATCCTCGTCGACGAGGCACAGGACACGAGCCCCGCGCAATGGACGATCATCCAGTCGCTTGCCGCCGATTTCTTCGCCGGCGAGACGGCGAGAGCTGACGAGCGGACGATCTTCGCCGTCGGCGACGAGAAGCAATCGATCTATTCGTTCCAGGGCGCACGGCCGGAGCGCTTCTCCCGCGAGAGCATCGTGACGGAGCGGCGCGTACGCGCTGGCGGAAAATACTTCAGCCCGATCCGCCTGCAGCTTTCCTTCCGTTCGACCATCGACGTCCTGTCGGCCGTCGACACGGTCTTTGCCAACAAGGCGAACGCCAAGGGGCTCAGCGCTCAGGACGAGGCGATCGTTCATGCCTCCAACCGGATCGGCCACCCCGGCACCGTCGACATATGGGACGTGATCGCGCCCGAACCGACCCTCGCCGAAGAGGAGTGGACAGCCGCCTTCGATGCGACTCCCGAGCGCGCGCCGGCAAACATTCTGGCCCGGCGCATCGCCGCGGTTCTCGATGACTGGATCGGCAAGGAGGCCGTCATCGAGAAGGGCATTCGCCGGCCGATGCGGCCCGGCGACGTGATCGTCCTCGTTCGCAAGCGCGACGCTTTCGTCAATGCTTTGACACGGGCACTGAAGCGCAGAAACAACATCCCGGTCGCTGGTGCCGACCGCCTCGTGCTGACCAGCCACATTGCGATTCAGGATCTGATGGCGCTCGGCCGCTTTGCTCTGCTACCGGATGACGACCTTTCTCTCGCCGCGCTCTTGAAAAGCCCGCTCATCAATCTCGGTGAGGACGATCTTTTCGAACTTGCGGCAGGAAGGCCAGAAACCGAGAGCCTCTGGCAACGCCTGCAGAGCTTCGGCGTCCAGGAGACGAGCCGGTACCACCCGGTCGCGCGCACGCTCTCGCACTATGCCGACATCGCCCGCCATATGCTGCCGCACGATTTTTATGCCCGCATCCTGGGTGTTCTGGGCGGCAGGGCGGCTTTCCTTGCCCGGCTGGGCAGCGAGGTCAGCGACATTCTCGATGAATTCCTGACTTTCGCGCTCGATCACGAAAGAGCCGGCTTGCCCGGACTGCAGGCCTTCATCTCGACGCTTGAGATCGAAGCGCCGACGGTCAAGCGCGAGCAGGAGGAGCGCGACGAAGTGCGCGTCATGACCGTGCACGCGGCAAAGGGCCTGGAGGCGCCGGTCGTCTTCCTCGTCGACGGCGGTGGCAAGGCGTTCAATAGCCAGCATGTTCCAGATCTGCGCCTTTTCGAAAAGCCGCGGGGCGACGGTTCCGTCGTGACCGTGCCTGTCTGGCGGGCGCCCGGCTCCGGCACGAACTCCCTGCTCAACGCCGACAACGCTCGCCTGAAGGCGCTGGCTGAGGAGGAATACCGGCGCCTCCTCTACGTCGGCATGACACGCGCCGCAGACCGGCTCGTCATCTGCGGCTATCGCGGGCAGAGGGAGAATACCGATACCTGGCATGCCATGGTCCAGGGGACGCTGGCGCAGGATATCAAAGGACGCGGCACGCCCATGGTGTTCCGTGCGGGCGGCGAAGAATGGACCGGCCACGCGTGGCGCGAGACGCATCCCCATATCGACGCCCGGATGACAGAGGGTGTGCAGGCGGAAGGAGAGCGCAGGGCGCCGGGCCTGCCCGGTACGCTTTCGGCACCCTTGCCGCCGCCGCGTCGGCTGCCGCGGCCGCTCACCCCGTCCGGTACCGGCATTGTCATCGACGATCCGGACAGTGAATCGATCGTCGGATCGGCGCTCTTCACGGAAAAGGCGGCACCCAATCGCTCGCTGCTGCGCGGCGCGATCCTTCATCGGCTGCTGCAGGTTCTCCCGTCGATCGATCCAGCGGAACGCCCGGCTGCGGCGGACCGCTATCTGCTGCGGTCGGTCCCGCGCTGGCCCGAGCCGGAGCGTCGGGCGCTTGCCGATGCCGTGATGGATGTGCTGGACCACCCCGAACTGCAGACGCTCTTTGCCGCGCACAGCCGGGCGGAAGTCTCCGTCATGGGAACGCTCACCCTCGGCGGGCGCGAGTTCGCCGTGTCGGGTCGCATCGACCGGCTGGCTATTTCCGGCGATACGGTGACGATTGCGGACTTCAAGACGAATCTCCAGGTGCCGATGTCACTTGAGCAGGTGCCATCTGTCTACAGAACGCAACTTGCCATTTACCGGGAACTGCTCAAGCCGCTTTATCCCGGGCGACGGTTCCGTTGCGCTCTGATCTTCACCGAGGGACCGGCAATCCAGGTGCTTTCCGACGCGGTGCTGGACAGGAGTCTTGAAGAGCTCGCGACAAAGTGA